AGCGCCCGAACGGCCGGTCATCAACTGGAGATAGTCGACGACCACCATGCCGAGGTCGCCGACACGGCTCTTCAGCCGTCGCGCCTTGGCCCGGATCTCCATGGCCGTGATGTTGGGGTTGTCGTCGATGAAGATGGACGACTCCGCGAGGCGTCCCACGGCGTGGCTGATGTTGGACCAGTCCTGTTCGTTCAGCGTGCCGTTACGGACGCTGCGGGCATCGACCCGGGCGTCGGCACACAACAGGCGCTGGGAGATCTCGAGCTGGCTCATCTCCAGCGAGAAGAACAGCACCGGACGGTTGGCCTTCACGGCGGCATGGGCCACCATGCCGAGCGCGAAGCTCGTCTTGCCCACCGCGGGGCGGGCACCGATGACGACGAGCGTCGAGGGCTGCAGGCCCGACAGGAGCTCATCGAGGTCCGTGTAGCCGGTGGGCGTTCCCGTGATGGAATCGCCCCGTTCGTAGAGTTGCTCGAGGCGGTCCAGGTTCTCCGACAACAGCTCGTGGATGCCCGCCATCGTGTCGGCGACCTTGCCCTGGGCCACCTGGTAGACCAGCGACTCGGCATGATCCACGGCCTTCTCGACGTCGTCGGGTTGGCTATAGCCGAGATCGGCGATCTCGTGGGCGGTCGCGATGAGCTTTCGCAGCGTGGCGTGCTCCAGCACGATCTGGGCGTAGTGGCCGGCGTTGCTCGCGGCCGGTGTCGACGCCTGGATCTGCACCAACCCACCGGGACCCCCGACGGCCTCGAGCAGATCGGCACGGCCCAACTCGTCGGCCACCGTGACCGCGTCGACCGGTTCACCTGCGGAGTACAGCGACGTGATCGCCTCGAACACGTGACCGTGTGTCGGCTTGTAGAAGTGCTCGGCCCGGACCAGTTCGAGAGCGTCGCCGATGGCCTCCTTCGACAGGAGCATCGCGCCGAGCAGCGACTCCTCCGCCTGGAGATTGTGCGGAGGGATGCGATCGGATCGGGGTGCGGTGGCGGTGGTCATGGGCGCACCACCATTGTCGCTGTGCCCTGTGGGGTACCAGGGGATGGGCACGGGATATCGCGCCTCCGCCAGGGGAAAACGCGGGCGCGACACTGCACGCGCTGTGGATGACCCGGCGCCCCCCTGTGGACGACCGGAGGTCTTCTCCACAGAGGGGGCGCCGACTCACTCATTCGTCTGCGATGACCTCGACGGTCAGGGGGAACTCGACCTCGGCGTGGGGGCGGGCCCACACCGTGTGGACACCCACCTCCTTGATCGCCTCGGCGATGTCCACGACTTTGCGGTCCAGCGTGACGTTCGCCTGCTCGGAGGCGGCCGTGACGATGTCGGCGGCCGTGACGGAGCCGAAGAGACGTCCGCCGTCGCCGGCCCGCGCCGCGAGCCGCAGCGTGGTCCCGGTCAGGCGAACCGCCATCTCCTCCGCCTCGCCCTTCTCACGGGCGTCCTTGACTTCGCGTGAGCGGCGCATGGCCTTGGCCTGGCGCTCGGCTCCCTCGCTGGCGAGCATGGCCAGCCCGCGGGGAACCAGGAAGTTGCGGCCGTAGCCGTCCGCTACCTCGACGACGTCACCGCGGTGACCGAGGTCGTCGACGTCAGCTCGAAGGATGACCTTCATCTATTCATCCCCTCCGTCGTCATTGGCCACGGCCTCGTCACCCTCACCCTCGCCGTCACGGCGTGGGCTGGGCGGCGGCGCCGTGGGACGCGGGGCCGGTCCACCGACACGCCCGCCACCACCGTCGCGTCCACCTCTGTTGGAACGGGACTGCGTGATGCGGTTGGCGTAGGGCAGCAGCGCCATCTCGCGGGCGTTCTTGATCGCCATGGCGACCTCACGCTGCTGCTGGGCGTCGTTGCCGGTCACCCGCCGGGCGCGGATCTTGGCCCGGTCCGAGACGAAGCGTCGCAGCAGGTTGACGTCCTTGTAGTCGATGTACTCGACCTTCTCCTGGGTCAGGACGCTGACCTTCTTCTTGCTGCGCCGCGCGTTGTCCTTGTTTTTCGTGCGCACCTTCTTGGCCATCAGAACGGTTCCTCATCGAAGTCGTAGTTGGATCCACCACCGGGCTCGTTGGAGACGGAGCGGTTCGAGCCGCCACCGCCGCCACGGTTCCCGGAACCTCCCGAGCCCCCACCCTGGGCGCTCTCGGAGCGTTCGTTGCGGTTCACTTCGGCCGACGCCCAGCGGAGGCTGGGTGCGACCTCGTCCGCGATGACCTCGACCTTGGAACGGCGTTCGCCCTCGGAGTTCTCCCACGAGCGCTGCTCGAGGCGGCCGTACACGACCACCCGGTTCCCCTTGACGAGTGACTCGCACACGTTCTCTGCCAGAGAACTCCAGCAGGTGATGTCGAAGAAGGAGACCTCTTCGACCTGTTCTCCGTTGCGCTGGTAGCGCCGGTTCCACGCGAGCCCGAATGTCGCGACGGCGGCGCCGTTGGGCGTGAACCGGAGCTCGGGATCGCGAGTGATGTTCCCGATGAGTGTGACGGTGTTGTCGAATGCCATGACCTACTCCTGGGTGGCCGTGCTGCCCGCTGCGGCACGACCGAAGAGTCCACGACGGTCCGCTTCGTGATCAGGCAGACGGATGAGCTTGTGGCGGACGACCGGGTCCGCGAGCCGCAGCAACCTCTCGACGGCCGAGAGATCCCCGCCGGAGGTCACGATCTCCAGGACCACGTAGACGCCTTCGGTCTTGTGGTCGATCGGGTAGGCGAAGCGACGCTTCCCCCACTTGTCGGTGGTGGCGACTTCTCCTTCGACCGCGGTGACACCGTCACCGACACGGCCGAGAATCTCGTCGACGACCTCGTCGGAGGTGTCTCCGTCGAGGATGATCATCAGTTCGTACGCTCGCATCGCGAGCATCACCTCCCTCTGGACCCGGCGTTGCCGGGGCCCCGGACGGTCCGGAGCAGGGTCGAGTTGTGCCTGTCGATGCTAACGGTGACTGCGTGACACTCCATCACCGGACACGATGACGCGCACCTGTGACAGTGCGCCGCGATCACGGTTCGCGTGGGCCTCAGGTCGTGCCGGCGCTGTAGAGGTCGAGCTCCGTGGCCACGTCCTCGGAGAGCGAGTAGCTCTCGTCGGGCGAAGGGAACTCTCCGGAGCGGACGTCGGCCGCGTACTCGCCCAGCGCGGCGATGGCGTCGGTCTCGAGCTCGGCG
This Acidimicrobiales bacterium DNA region includes the following protein-coding sequences:
- the dnaB gene encoding replicative DNA helicase, which encodes MTTATAPRSDRIPPHNLQAEESLLGAMLLSKEAIGDALELVRAEHFYKPTHGHVFEAITSLYSAGEPVDAVTVADELGRADLLEAVGGPGGLVQIQASTPAASNAGHYAQIVLEHATLRKLIATAHEIADLGYSQPDDVEKAVDHAESLVYQVAQGKVADTMAGIHELLSENLDRLEQLYERGDSITGTPTGYTDLDELLSGLQPSTLVVIGARPAVGKTSFALGMVAHAAVKANRPVLFFSLEMSQLEISQRLLCADARVDARSVRNGTLNEQDWSNISHAVGRLAESSIFIDDNPNITAMEIRAKARRLKSRVGDLGMVVVDYLQLMTGRSGAESRQVEVSEISRALKILARELECPVIALSQLSRGLEMRQDKRPILADLRESGAIEQDADVVMFLYRDEVYNPETSDAGTAEVHVAKHRTGPTGTVRLAFVPRYTLFANMARNQG
- the rplI gene encoding 50S ribosomal protein L9, which encodes MKVILRADVDDLGHRGDVVEVADGYGRNFLVPRGLAMLASEGAERQAKAMRRSREVKDAREKGEAEEMAVRLTGTTLRLAARAGDGGRLFGSVTAADIVTAASEQANVTLDRKVVDIAEAIKEVGVHTVWARPHAEVEFPLTVEVIADE
- the ssb gene encoding single-stranded DNA-binding protein, giving the protein MAFDNTVTLIGNITRDPELRFTPNGAAVATFGLAWNRRYQRNGEQVEEVSFFDITCWSSLAENVCESLVKGNRVVVYGRLEQRSWENSEGERRSKVEVIADEVAPSLRWASAEVNRNERSESAQGGGSGGSGNRGGGGGSNRSVSNEPGGGSNYDFDEEPF
- the rpsF gene encoding 30S ribosomal protein S6, translated to MRAYELMIILDGDTSDEVVDEILGRVGDGVTAVEGEVATTDKWGKRRFAYPIDHKTEGVYVVLEIVTSGGDLSAVERLLRLADPVVRHKLIRLPDHEADRRGLFGRAAAGSTATQE